The DNA window AGTCTGGATATGGTGGCCTATATGCCCTGCAATCCGTCTATTGGCGGTCCGGCCAAAGGGCATGTGGTGCGTGAAATTGATGCCCTGGGCGGTGAAATGGGGCGCAATATTGATAAGACTTATATCCAAATTCGCATGCTCAATACCGGCAAGGGTCCGGCCGTTCAAGCCTTGCGGGCTCAAGCGGATAAATTCTTGTACCAGCATATGATGAAACAAACCATGGAGAATACACCCAATCTGGTTTTGAGACAATCATTGGTGGAAGAATTGATCGTTGAAGATGGGGTGTGCAAAGGAGTTGTCACCAAAACCGGCCAAGCGTATAAAGCTAAAACGGTCGTTTTGACCACCGGAACCTATTTGCGCGGCAAAATTATTTTGGGAGAGCTGGAGTATGAGAGCGGACCTAACAACCAGCAGCCGGCTGTGCGCTTGTCTGAACATTTACAGGAGCTGGGCTTTGACATGGTCCGTTTCAAAACAGGAACACCCCCCCGTGTTCATGGGGACACCATTGATTATAGCAAGACGGAGATCCAGCCGGGTGATGAGGAATTCCGGGCTTTCTCTTATGAAACGACAGAGATGATAACCGATCAACTGCCCTGCTGGCTGACCTATACCAGTGAAAAAACGCATCAAATTATTAATGACAACTTGCATCGTTCCCCCATGTATTCGGGCGCAATTAAAGGAACTGGCCCCCGCTATTGTCCATCCATCGAGGATAAAATTGTCCGTTTCTATGATAAGCCGCGTCACCAAATTTTTTTGGAACCAGAAGGGCGCTACACCAATGAGGTGTATGTGCAAGGGTTATCCACCAGTATGCCTGAAGAGATTCAGCTGGATATGCTCCGTTCTATTCCCGGCTTGGAAAAGGTGCGCATGATGAGAGCCGGTTACGCGATCGAGTATGATGCCATCGTGCCCACCCAGCTGTGGCCTTCACTCGAAACAAAACGGGTGGAAAACTTGTTTACGGC is part of the Caldalkalibacillus uzonensis genome and encodes:
- the mnmG gene encoding tRNA uridine-5-carboxymethylaminomethyl(34) synthesis enzyme MnmG; this encodes MRYHREEYDVIVVGAGHAGVEAALAAARLGCSTLCLTISLDMVAYMPCNPSIGGPAKGHVVREIDALGGEMGRNIDKTYIQIRMLNTGKGPAVQALRAQADKFLYQHMMKQTMENTPNLVLRQSLVEELIVEDGVCKGVVTKTGQAYKAKTVVLTTGTYLRGKIILGELEYESGPNNQQPAVRLSEHLQELGFDMVRFKTGTPPRVHGDTIDYSKTEIQPGDEEFRAFSYETTEMITDQLPCWLTYTSEKTHQIINDNLHRSPMYSGAIKGTGPRYCPSIEDKIVRFYDKPRHQIFLEPEGRYTNEVYVQGLSTSMPEEIQLDMLRSIPGLEKVRMMRAGYAIEYDAIVPTQLWPSLETKRVENLFTAGQINGTSGYEEAAGQGLMAGINAARKVQGKEPIILDRSQAYIGVLIDDLVTKGTNEPYRLLTSRAEYRLLLRHDNADLRLTELGYEIGLISAERYQRFKQKKALIEEELERLNQEKARPDEHTQAILKEAGTKELNNAVSLAVLLRRPELSYEHIVRISPPPKELPKEVTEQVEIQVKYAGYIEKQLQQVERLKSMQNKRLSPDLDYEQIHGLSKEAREKLATIRPLNIAQASRISGVNPADISILLIYLEQMNKTKKNA